From Pantanalinema sp., a single genomic window includes:
- a CDS encoding 3'-5' exonuclease, whose amino-acid sequence MSLPTKFFVFDFETTGTDPAKHAPIEIAAIVLDMATLKEVDRFETLIKPFEGAEIDREAMAVNGISPEDLKGAPDPETAFRNLKAFAERHGMMYAVAHNIDFDWDFLKAAEIRHKVWAVPLEKLKIDTQALAVWVLGRNGQLKGHGLKSLLNAFSISSEGHHRAMFDVEQLCQAIRKLADFKPAMQMGLFG is encoded by the coding sequence TCGACTTCGAGACCACCGGCACCGATCCCGCCAAGCATGCGCCGATCGAGATCGCCGCCATCGTGCTGGACATGGCGACCCTGAAAGAGGTCGATCGCTTCGAGACCCTGATCAAGCCGTTCGAGGGGGCCGAGATCGACCGGGAGGCCATGGCGGTCAACGGCATCTCCCCCGAGGATCTCAAGGGTGCGCCGGACCCCGAGACGGCCTTCCGCAACCTCAAGGCCTTCGCCGAGCGCCACGGCATGATGTATGCGGTGGCCCACAACATCGACTTCGACTGGGACTTCCTGAAGGCCGCCGAGATCCGGCACAAGGTCTGGGCCGTGCCCCTCGAGAAGCTCAAGATCGACACCCAGGCCCTGGCCGTGTGGGTGCTCGGCCGCAATGGCCAGCTCAAGGGCCACGGCCTCAAGAGCCTCCTCAACGCCTTCAGCATCAGCAGCGAGGGCCACCACCGCGCCATGTTCGACGTGGAGCAGCTCTGCCAGGCCATCCGCAAGCTCGCGGACTTCAAGCCCGCCATGCAGATGGGCCTCTTCGGCTAG